A genomic stretch from Oncorhynchus tshawytscha isolate Ot180627B linkage group LG07, Otsh_v2.0, whole genome shotgun sequence includes:
- the LOC112220187 gene encoding integrin alpha-4-like, which produces MTTYGLGLHSIGLNMLFCFLLRHADLYNLDIPHAIPLSGPNGTFFGYSVLLHKHQQQTWVIVGAPVANSRFNQAVRNPGAIYKCKITDKKDCEQIQLGVMLDMPCGRHCSAEVENQWLGVSLSRRQQDGLVLACGHRWKNVYFTKKEDLNKLPHGVCYKLESDLNQSSPLIPCYRDHENKFGNDFASCQAGISNVLIGDLIVMGAPGTLYWTGSVFVHNISSQITSAYLDDNVVLYGSYLGYSVSAGHFLHPNSTEVVGGAPQYGQTGRAYIFSIESSTLSIISEVKGQKLGSYFGGTVCAVDLNTDGLSDLLVGAPMFSTVREEGRVYIYMNQGQANMKEMEFTLAGRDSYAARFGESITSLGDIDDDGYPDVAVGAPQEDDLHGAIYIYNGRKTGLGQYFSQRIAGSALGSAFKMFGQSVSGGIDVDGNGYPDVAVGAFLSDSAVVLRTRAVVVVEAMILLPPSVNRTHALCTENGQPAICLKTSVCFQLYAKRVSGLIEILYNLTADVKHIEGLQSRFFFNTNGTELSNATAGSIKTRHGHMTCVTHLAFLRRDIRDIFTPIHFELQYELGEHNVVRDNSKSFPPLRPMLQRGEEYSNLLTNKTVFTRYCAWANCSTNLQVSAQLLLLRTHRDMPYVALGEGKTILLNVTLSNAGDAAFLPMLHLRYPSNLYFIKVLDAEEKYVSCKIAEEEKRSVGLDCSVGNLFFNTLAKVNISFLLDVSADSEPGDLNIIINATRENLENEDLLHDNIVNLTLLLRYGVNLNIHGFVSRTEFVFGDFEEPHCSAERFKYTFKVVNVGPSISHGTRVEIDIPKALAPYPYRLLNILDIQSSSGWCYIRNSTDGTRSTHGTMYGSQRASTIDSVWLNVTTTTDSYWTNRSSTTHPYWTNISSTTDTNWTSISYWANVRNWTTVIEDECDLPDSNPLNDFFFFFSKSSRRHMYCMKEDALCLYAVCELGDMDIGKDVTIEMEVEMNSGVLDISPGRHSVMLLETTAVISPKKDPFIWFLKEDPITVVVLEAHHSHKLKRVIELSIIVASLLLGLFILALLVICMWKSGFFKREDKMENIQRLSWDY; this is translated from the exons ATGACTACATACGGGCTAGGCTTACACAGCATAGGGCTAAACATGTTGTTTTGCTTTCTCTTACGTCATGCCGATTTGTACAATTTAGACATACCGCACGCTATTCCACTCAGTGGTCCGAATGGAACATTTTTTGGATATTCTGTGTTGCTACACAAGCATCAGCAACAGACATG GGTAATAGTTGGCGCACCAGTTGCAAATTCAAGGTTCAACCAGGCTGTCAGGAATCCTGGAGCAATCTACAAGTGCAAAATTACAGACAAGAAGGACTGTGAACAGATTCAACTCG GTGTAATGCTTGACATGCCCTGTGGCAGACACTGTTCTGCTGAGGTTGAAAACCAGTGGCTTGGTGTGAGCCTCTCCAGGCGGCAGCAGGATGGACTTGTGTTg GCCTGTGGACATCGTTGGAAAAATGTCTACTTCACCAAAAAAGAAGATCTAAATAAGTTGCCACATGGCGTATGCTACAAATTGGAGTCTGACTTGAATCAATCAAGTCCTTTGATTCCATGCTACAGAG ATCACGAAAATAAGTTTGGCAATGACTTTGCATCATGTCAAGCAGGGATTTCAAATGTCCTTATTGGG GACCTCATAGTAATGGGAGCCCCTGGAACCTTGTATTGGACTGGGTCTGTTTTTGTCCACAACATATCCAGTCAGATCACTTCTGCCTACTTGGATGATAACGTTGTCCTCTATGGAAGTTATTTGG GGTACTCAGTCAGCGCTGGCCACTTCCTGCACCCAAACTCCACTGAGGTAGTGGGTGGAGCCCCCCAGTACGGGCAGACTGGAAGA GCCTACATCTTTAGCATAGAGTCCAGCACACTGAGCATCATCTCTGAGGTTAAAGGTCAAAAG CTGGGTTCCTATTTTGGGGGCACTGTGTGTGCAGTGGACCTGAACACTGATGGCCTGTCTGACCTGCTGGTGGGAGCTCCAATGTTCAGCACTGTGAGGGAGGAGGGCCGTGTGTACATCTACATGAACCAGGGACAG GCTAACATGAAGGAGATGGAGTTTACATTAGCAGGGAGAGATTCATATGCAGCCCGGTTTGGGGAAAGTATCACAAGTCTTGGAGATATTGATGATGATGGCTATCCAG ATGTTGCAGTTGGGGCACCACAAGAGGATGACCTACATGGTGCTATTTATATCTACAATGGGAGGAAGACGGGACTTGGACAATACTTTTCTCAA AGGATTGCTGGGTCTGCCTTGGGTAGTGCTTTCAAGATGTTTGGCCAGTCTGTGTCTGGGGGCATTGATGTTGATGGAAACGGTTACCCAG ATGTGGCCGTGGGAGCCTTTCTGTCCGactctgctgttgttctgag GACACGGGCGGTTGTTGTGGTGGAGGCGATGATACTTCTTCCTCCTAGTGTGAACCGCACCCATGCCCTGTGTACAGAGAACGGCCAGCCTGCCATTTGCCTCAAAACCTCTGTGTGCTTCCAGTTGTATGCGAAACGTGTCTCTGGGCTTATCG AAATACTGTACAACCTGACGGCTGATGTCAAGCACATAGAGGGGCTCCAGTCCAGATTCTTCTTCAACACCAACGGCACAGAGTTATCAAATGCCACAGCAGGCAGCATCAAGACCAGGCATGGCCACATGACCTGTGTTACCCATCTGGCCTTTCTGAGG agagacattcgGGACATCTTCACCCCCATCCACTTTGAGCTGCAGTATGAGCTGGGAGAGCACAATGTGGTGAGGGATAACTCCAAGAGCTTTCCCCCTCTCAGGCCTATGCTCCAGAGGGGAGAGGAGTACAGCAACTTGCTGACCAACAAG ACTGTATTCACCAGGTACTGTGCCTGGGCCAACTGTTCCACCAATCTGCAAGTGTCTGCACAGCTGCTGTTACTGAG GACACATAGAGACATGCCATACGTTGCCCTGGGGGAGGGGAAGACCATTCTACTGAATGTTACGCTGTCCAATGCTGGCGACGCCGCCTTCCTCCCCATGCTTCACCTGAGATACCCCAGCAATCTCTACTTCATCAAAGTGTTGGACGCT GAGGAGAAATACGTGAGCTGTAAAATTgctgaggaagagaagagaagtgtCGGGCTAGATTGCAGCGTGggaaatttgtttttcaacacctTAGCCAAA GTTAATATCAGCTTTCTGCTGGATGTCAGTGCTGACAGTGAACCTGGTGACCTGAACATTATAATCAATGCAACCCG GGAGAATTTAGAAAATGAAGATCTTCTCCATGACAATATTGTTAATCTGACTCTGCTATTGAGATATGGAGTGAATCTAAACATCCACGG TTTTGTATCCCGAACAGAGTTTGTGTTTGGGGACTTTGAGGAGCCACACTGCTCCGCTGAGAGGTTCAAATACACCTTCAAG GTTGTCAATGTTGGTCCAAGCATATCTCACGGCACAAGAGTGGAAATTGATATCCCCAAAGCTTTAGCACCGTATCCATACAGACTGCTCAACATTTTGGACATACAG TCATCTTCTGGGTGGTGTTACATTCGAAACTCCACTGATGGGACCAGAAGTACACATGGCACCATGTATGGAAGCCAGAGAGCCAGTACCATTGACAGTGTTTGGTTAAATGTGACAACTACCACTGACAGCTATTGGACGAATAGGTCCAGCACCACACACCCTTATTGGACTAATATTTCCAGTACCACTGACACCAATTGGACTAGTATATCCTATTGGGCCAATGTGAGAAACTGGACCACTGTTATTGAGGATGAGTGTGATCTGCCTGACTCCAATCCCTTGAAtgatttcttcttcttcttctcaaaAAGCAGTAGAAGACATATG TATTGTATGAAAGAGGATGCTCTGTGTCTGTACGCGGTGTGTGAGCTTGGAGACATGGACATTGGGAAAGATGTCACCATTGAAATGGAGGTCGAAATGAATTCGGGAGTTTTAGACATCTCACCG GGAAGACATAGTGTCATGCTGTTAGAGACCACTGCTGTCATATCACCCAAGAAGGACCCATTTATTTGGTTCTTAAAAGAAGACCCCATCACAGTG GTTGTCCTGGAGGCCCATCATAGCCACAAACTGAAACGAGTCATTGAGCTGTCCATCATCGTGGCCAGTCTCTTACTAGGCCTCTTCATCCTTGCCTTGCTGGTCATCTGCATGTGGAAG AGTGGCTTCTTTAAGCGTGAGGATAAGATGGAGAATATACAAAGGCTCAGCTGGGACTACTGA
- the LOC112219801 gene encoding neurogenic differentiation factor 1-like, with the protein MPVSQQYVSKWSEGCRTTQNMETVNGVHKTMSKDSDNDDEDGFNRMEERNDDEEQGEEGGSGEEESLDDNPKRIGTKIKKITKTRQRFKVRRMKANARERNRMHGLNDALESLRKVVPCYSNTQKLSKIDTLRLAKNYIWALSETLQSDESPDLMLFVQTLCHGLSQPTTNLVAGCLQLNPRTFLPEQVQDIPSQVHQTSTASFSLHPSYPYPSPPYGTMDSSHIHHSKPHTVDNALEPFFETTFTDCASTSPRFEGPLSPPLSVNGNFSYKHESTAEFDKNYALSIQYATQGLAGVQCLHPFYASSSKHFDILMDNMMSFETHHERKLNA; encoded by the coding sequence ATGCCAGTTTCACAGCAGTATGTTTCCAAATGGTCTGAGGGATGCCGCACCACTCAGAACATGGAAACAGTAAATGGTGTGCACAAAACCATGAGTAAGGACAGCGACAATGACGACGAGGATGGATTCAACAGAATGGAAGAGCGTAACGACGATGAGGAGCAGGGGGAAGAAGGAGGGTCGGGGGAAGAAGAGAGCCTTGACGATAACCCAAAGAGGATTGGGACCAAGATAAAGAAAATTACAAAAACCCGACAGAGGTTTAAGGTCCGGCGCATGAAGGCCAACGCGCGCGAGAGAAACCGCATGCACGGGCTCAATGACGCGCTTGAGAGTTTGCGTAAAGTTGTACCTTGCTACTCGAATACTCAGAAACTCTCCAAAATAGATACATTGAGGTTGGCAAAAAATTACATATGGGCTCTCTCTGAGACCTTGCAATCGGATGAAAGTCCAGATTTGATGTTGTTCGTGCAAACTCTATGCCATGGACTCTCCCAGCCCACCACCAATCTAGTGGCAGGATGTTTGCAGCTCAACCCCAGGACGTTTTTACCGGAGCAGGTCCAGGACATCCCGTCTCAGGTGCACCAAACATCGACTGCGTCCTTCTCTTTGCACCCCTCCTACCCTTACCCTAGCCCGCCATATGGTACAATGGACAGCTCCCATATCCACCACTCCAAGCCCCACACTGTCGACAATGCGCTTGAGCCGTTCTTTGAAACTACATTCACAGACTGTGCCAGCACCAGCCCCCGGTTCGAGGGACCCCTAAGTCCACCGTTGAGCGTGAATGGGAACTTTTCCTATAAGCACGAGTCAACGGCAGAGTTCGACAAGAACTATGCCCTTTCGATACAATATGCAACTCAAGGTCTGGCGGGAGTACAATGTCTTCATCCTTTTTATGCAAGCTCATCAAAGCACTTTGATATTCTCATGGACAACATGATGTCGTTTGAGACTCATCACGAGAGGAAGCTGAACGCTTAG